One segment of Ignavibacteria bacterium DNA contains the following:
- a CDS encoding ankyrin repeat domain-containing protein yields MHSAAWRGHTDVLQYLVSKGADLSVQMTSMATPLYLAAYNGHSDAVDFILANGCDQPLDDTYDTSPMVAAFRQGYYDIVESLFMHDMISELQAGIIDDEIVYRVLDPGYTVLDFRTEGLDLIITLSTPNNETIEVVETIQTDDDLIYIHDDTITYFEDDYDDYDYYDEAYLAAEAHIVGICYVKNIVDAHLKIQRYHLLIESYLGNQSYQLPGLLSSR; encoded by the coding sequence GTGCATTCTGCTGCTTGGAGAGGGCATACTGATGTACTTCAATATTTGGTATCAAAAGGCGCAGATCTCAGTGTGCAGATGACCAGCATGGCAACCCCACTATATCTAGCTGCATATAACGGTCATTCAGATGCTGTTGATTTCATATTGGCAAATGGATGCGACCAACCCCTGGATGACACTTACGACACTTCACCAATGGTTGCTGCATTTCGACAAGGATATTATGACATAGTGGAATCTTTGTTTATGCACGATATGATTTCCGAGCTACAGGCTGGAATTATCGATGATGAAATTGTATATCGAGTATTAGATCCTGGATACACAGTTCTAGATTTCCGAACGGAAGGTTTGGACCTGATTATTACTTTGTCAACCCCAAACAATGAAACAATAGAAGTAGTTGAGACGATACAGACCGATGACGATCTTATATACATTCATGATGATACTATCACCTATTTTGAGGATGATTATGATGATTATGATTATTATGATGAAGCATACCTAGCAGCCGAAGCCCACATTGTCGGAATTTGCTATGTGAAAAACATAGTTGACGCACATCTAAAGATTCAACGCTATCATCTACTAATAGAATCATACCTCGGTAATCAATCTTATCAATTGCCTGGTTTACTTTCTTCCCGCTGA
- a CDS encoding tetratricopeptide repeat protein, which yields MHRTLFAMLFPLITVTICYGQTAVEWADRGDTKRVNSDYRGAIADCSKAIELDPTLAAAYYTRGDAKRMLQDYRGAMGDLNKAIELDPTFAMAYFTRGDAKRVLEDYRGAISDCNKAIELDPTFAMAYFTRGDAKRMIEDDRGAVADCNKAIELDPTFASAYCTRGLSKISMGQKHGGCLDLSKAGELGYERAYDAIKEFCK from the coding sequence ATGCATAGAACCCTATTCGCTATGCTTTTTCCCCTCATCACAGTTACCATATGCTATGGGCAAACGGCAGTGGAGTGGGCTGATAGAGGGGACACAAAAAGGGTAAACTCGGATTACAGAGGGGCGATAGCCGATTGCAGCAAGGCTATTGAACTTGACCCGACGCTCGCAGCAGCATACTATACAAGAGGGGATGCCAAAAGGATGCTACAGGATTACAGAGGAGCGATGGGCGATTTAAACAAGGCTATTGAACTTGACCCGACGTTCGCAATGGCATACTTTACTAGAGGGGACGCTAAAAGAGTGCTCGAGGATTACAGAGGAGCGATATCCGATTGCAACAAGGCTATTGAACTTGACCCGACGTTCGCAATGGCATACTTTACAAGAGGGGACGCCAAAAGAATGATTGAGGATGACAGAGGAGCGGTAGCTGATTGCAACAAGGCTATTGAACTTGACCCGACATTCGCATCGGCATATTGTACTAGAGGTTTAAGTAAGATATCTATGGGACAAAAGCATGGCGGGTGTTTAGACCTCTCCAAGGCTGGAGAGTTGGGGTATGAACGGGCTTATGATGCAATTAAGGAGTTCTGTAAATAG